One Dermacentor silvarum isolate Dsil-2018 chromosome 10, BIME_Dsil_1.4, whole genome shotgun sequence genomic window carries:
- the LOC119466541 gene encoding digestive cysteine proteinase 2 gives MMRHVCIVLLLSIAGCLAQDLPDWGNFYKVNGVLYLPYAEIREPFTGYYDATQNTSRIDYYKGLVQTVQLSPSAESEGEGYPYGVNYKIAYMPDPKTWESVRTCFQVNGTENASVPLQDVLPNVAGFTFVRKESCWFGNDELLAHQGKRQCERFQLTVPTQDRVSKYTLWVSRDSEGRAVPRRYLMRGYNTLLGSHYDKYEVLYYGYSRDPVPPSVFDIATLFNGTCRSFPGPGAERLALHNPMAEFLGNHDGHTKHSFEDFKETHKRTYEHDMEHDRRLDIFRQNLRFIDSKNRANLGYSLAVNHLADRTPQEISVLRGRLQSKDGSSKAEPFPRHRFTVKLPDQVDWRLYGAVTPVKDQAVCGSCWSFGTVGELEGAYFRKTGKLVRLSEQQLVDCSWNSGNNGCDGGEDFRAYEYIRNHGLASDEDYGAYLGQDGVCHDTKVNATIASIKSYVNITNSDDLLTALANVGPVSVSIDAALRSFSFYSNGVFYDPNCRNDTDSLDHAVLAVGYGTLQGEPYWLIKNSWSTYWGNDGYVLISQKDNNCGVATQGTYVEL, from the exons ATGATGCGGCACGTGTGTATTGTGCTGCTGTTGAGCATCG CAGGATGCCTGGCTCAAGATTTGCCTGACTGGGGCAATTTCTACAAAGTGAACGGTGTCTTGTATTTGCCGTATGCTGAAATTCGTGAGCCATTCACAGGATACTACGATGCTACGCAAAACACCAGCCGCATTGACTACTACAAAG GCCTAGTGCAAACGGTGCAGCTCTCACCGAGTGCAGAATCGGAGGGAGAGGGGTACCCTTATGGCGTCAACTACAAGATTGCATACATGCCGGACCCCAAGACATGGGAGTCAGTTCGCACCTGCTTCCAAGTTAATGGAACCGAGAACGCTTCTGTTCCCCTGCAGGATGTGCTGCCAAATGTTGCAGGCTTCACG TTTGTGCGCAAGGAGTCGTGCTGGTTTGGCAACGACGAGCTGCTCGCCCATCAAGGCAAGAGGCAGTGTGAACGGTTCCAGTTGACTGTGCCCACCCAGGACCGCGTGAGCAAGTACACGCTCTGGGTGTCGCGTGACTCTGAGGGTCGTGCCGTGCCGCGGCGCTACCTGATGCGTGGCTACAACACCTTGCTTGGCTCCCACTATGACAAGTACGAGGTTCTCTACTACGGGTACTCCCGGGACCCCGTTCCACCCAGTGTCTTCGACATCGCTACCCTTTTCA ATGGCACGTGCCGCAGTTTTCCGGGCCCAGGTGCTGAGCGACTGGCTTTGCACAACCCAATGGCCGAGTTCCTTGGGAACCATGATGGTCACACGAAGCACTCGTTCGAAGACTTCAAGGAGACGCACAAACGCACTTACGAGCATGACATGGAGCATGACAGACGTCTTGACATCTTCCGCCAAAACCTCAG GTTCATTGACTCAAAGAACCGTGCCAACCTGGGCTATAGCCTTGCCGTAAACCACCTGGCCGATCGTACGCCACAGGAGATCAGTGTGCTTCGTGGACGCCTTCAGTCCAAAGACGGCTCTTCCAAGGCTGAGCCATTCCCCAGACACAGGTTCACTGTCAAGTTGCCTGATCAAGTAGACTGGAGGCTTTACG GAGCCGTGACACCGGTGAAGGACCAGGCTGTATGTGGGTCCTGCTGGAGCTTTGGAACAGTAGGTGAACTGGAAGGTGCATACTTCAGAAAG ACCGGTAAGCTTGTTCGCCTGTCCGAGCAGCAGCTGGTCGACTGCAGCTGGAACAGTGGTAACAATGGCTGCGATGGAGGCGAGGACTTCCGTGCCTACGAGTACATACGCAATCATGGATTAGCCTCAGATGAGGACTACGGAGCATACCTTGGACAG GACGGCGTCTGTCATGACACTAAGGTGAATGCAACTATTGCCTCAATCAAGAGCTATGTCAACATAACCAACAGTGATGACCTACTCACAGCGCTGGCCAATGTGGGGCCAGTGTCTGTTAGCATCGACGCAGCACTTCGCTCCTTCTCCTTCTACTCCAATGGTGTCTTCTATGATCCCAACTGTC GCAATGACACAGACAGCCTCGACCATGCTGTTTTGGCAGTCGGCTACGGAACTCTGCAAGGGGAGCCCTATTGGCTGATTAAGAACTCCTGGTCTACATACTGGGGAAATGATGGCTACGTCCTTATCAGTCAAAAGGACAACAACTGTGGCGTGGCTACACAGGGAACCTACGTGGAACTTTGA